One Tripterygium wilfordii isolate XIE 37 chromosome 10, ASM1340144v1, whole genome shotgun sequence DNA segment encodes these proteins:
- the LOC120007939 gene encoding cytochrome b561 and DOMON domain-containing protein At5g47530-like, with protein sequence MMALTSKYILLTSILLSLTLMSSTQTCSNYTFSNKQVFRSCSDLPVLQGHLHWNYMPSTKRIQIAYRATQTSTGWIAWAINPTATAMLGSQALVAFRYPNGSMTAYPTPITSYNPSMQPGTLSFKVSKISATYANNEMIIFAEIGPLNKRTTINHVWQAGSSVLNNVPQIHPTSGANIQSMDTVDFLT encoded by the coding sequence ATGATGGCCTTAACCTCAAAGTATATATTGCTGACAAgtattcttctttctttaacCCTCATGTCCTCTACCCAAACCTGCTCAAACTACACCTTTTCAAACAAGCAAGTCTTCAGATCTTGCAGTGACCTTCCAGTACTGCAGGGACATCTCCATTGGAACTACATGCCATCTACCAAAAGAATTCAGATTGCTTATAGAGCCACCCAGACTTCAACCGGATGGATTGCATGGGCAATCAATCCAACTGCTACAGCCATGCTAGGATCACAGGCACTTGTTGCTTTTCGTTATCCTAATGGAAGTATGACTGCATATCCAACACCTATAACCAGCTACAATCCTTCAATGCAGCCAGGAACTCTCAGCTTTAAGGTATCAAAAATCTCAGCAACATATGCAAATAATGAGATGATTATATTTGCCGAGATAGGCCCACTAAATAAAAGAACTACCATTAATCATGTATGGCAAGCTGGAAGTTCAGTTTTAAACAATGTCCCTCAGATACATCCAACGTCAGGGGCTAATATTCAGTCCATGGATACGGTGGATTTTCTGACATGA